The sequence below is a genomic window from bacterium.
AGCCCTCCTCGCCGTCCTGGCGGTTTCCGACGAGCCGCGCCCCGAGGCCGCCGAGGCGCTGGATGGGCTCAAAAAGCTCGGCATCCGCACCGTCCTGGCCACCGGGGATCGCGAGGCCCCGGCCCGGGCGGTCGCGGATAAACTCGGCATCGGGGAGGTCCACGCCGGTCTCGATCCGGCCGGCAAAGCGGAGCTGGTCCGGCGGCTCCAGGCCGGCGGTGCCCGTGTGGCAATGGTGGGCGACGGCATCAACGACGCCGTGGCGCTCTGTGCGGCCGACGTGGGGGTTGCCCTGGCCTCGGGCACCGATGTGGCGGTGGAGTCGGCCGACGTGACGCTGGTCCACGGCGGCATCGGGGCGGTGGCGCGCTCCTTCGTCCTGGCGAGGAAGACGCGCGGCACGATCAAGGGCAACCTCTTCTGGGCCTTCGCCTACAACATGGGGATGCTGCCGGTGGCCGGTCTGGGGCTTCTCTCGCCGGTGCTGGCGGCGGGGGCGATGGCCCTGAGCTCCCTGTCGGTGTCCGTCAACGCCCTTGCGCTCCGGCTGAGGGCCCGATGATTGAACGAATGCGTTACTTTTTACCCCATCCCGGCGGCGGGAGGGGCCTTTTTTACGGTTTTTTCGGCGGGCGGGGCCCGCGAAGGCCCTGTCTGCGCCGGTAAATCACACCCCCAGGCCGTTCCGCGGAACTGTGGCATTTTTTTTGCACATGTATCCCCTGACTGGGCTTGACATTACGAGGGGACTCCGGGTATATTTCTCCTTCAACTACTTGAACATTAACGAGATGCGCGGTTTTTTCAAAAGGGCTCTGGATATCGTTGTCGCCGTGGTCGGCATCGCCCTGTTCGCGCCGGTGATGGGCGTCATCGCCGTGGCGATAGCCCTGGGCTCGCCGGGTCCGGCGCTCTTCCGGCAGGAGCGTGTCGGCCACCGCGGGCGCATCTTCCCGATGTACAAGTTCCGCACCATGGAGGCGGACGCGGACGGCCGCGGCATCACCTCGGCGGGCGACCCCCGCATCACCCGCGTGGGCGCCTTCTTGCGCTCCTGGAAGCTGGACGAGCTGCCGAACCTCTTCAACGTTCTCCGGGGCGAGATGGGCCTGGTCGGCCCCCGGCCCGAGCTGCCCTGCTACCTTAAGGGCCTGAACGAACGCCAGCGGCGCATCCTGGAGCTCCGA
It includes:
- a CDS encoding heavy metal translocating P-type ATPase, producing GGSAETALVNAVSLLVVACPCALGLATPMAVIVGSGLAARRGVLFRDAAVMETAASIDTVVFDKTGTLTVGRSRVTEVETFGADEGEALALAAGLERGSNHPFASAVLAAAGERGLSPLDVADVEELAGAGVRGSQGGAPILLGQRSMLESAGIDLSAADGFEAEQAASGSGIAYLARDGALLAVLAVSDEPRPEAAEALDGLKKLGIRTVLATGDREAPARAVADKLGIGEVHAGLDPAGKAELVRRLQAGGARVAMVGDGINDAVALCAADVGVALASGTDVAVESADVTLVHGGIGAVARSFVLARKTRGTIKGNLFWAFAYNMGMLPVAGLGLLSPVLAAGAMALSSLSVSVNALALRLRAR
- a CDS encoding sugar transferase yields the protein MRGFFKRALDIVVAVVGIALFAPVMGVIAVAIALGSPGPALFRQERVGHRGRIFPMYKFRTMEADADGRGITSAGDPRITRVGAFLRSWKLDELPNLFNVLRGEMGLVGPRPELPCYLKGLNERQRRILELRPGITGLAQLRYINESLVITPDQVDRDYEWILAQKISLDLAYMERAGAFYDLKLILATLWMLLRGDSARARLPHVPKLAGSPETAN